In a single window of the Montipora capricornis isolate CH-2021 chromosome 11, ASM3666992v2, whole genome shotgun sequence genome:
- the LOC138024685 gene encoding chymotrypsinogen A-like isoform X1 has product MLLKIFILVFLILGSHVSQGKEQTRACENANPKCYQFLKPFCYQYGVQLACRKLCGLCDVQITSPPPVTTLLPIDQPIDQGDVPCGKRGGRYRIIGGQNALPGSWPWQVQIAYSSPSSNVPHQCGGSIITPEWILTAAHCFLSDVNIDHYIFTAGEHDRSRKEGYEQKKTSKKLILHPYNELFTANYDLALVKLTTPIDYNKYVRPVCLPQTDFEPGTSCYISGWGDLYKNKTYAQILQQAQLPLVSRETCMETYKDYPINVTQQMRCAGYGRDSKTAPCQGDSGGPLVCIRDNTWFLMGVTSWSKDCSQEGHYAVYADMMALKYWVQKTINEN; this is encoded by the exons ATGCTACTGAAAATCTTCATTCTCGTCTTCCTAATTCTTGGCAGCCATGTcagtcaaggaaaggaacaaaCGCGAG cCTGTGAGAATGCAAATCCAAAATGTTATCAGTTTCTAAAGCCTTTCTGTTACCAATACGGTGTGCAACTAGCCTGCAGGAAATTATGTGGCCTTTGTGATG TTCAAATAACAAGTCCCCCACCGGTAACTACTCTGCTTCCGATCGACCAACCCATTGACCAAG GTGACGTGCCATGTGGCAAGAGAGGTGGTCGCTACAGGATAATTGGTGGCCAAAATGCTCTTCCAGGATCCTGGCCCTGGCAAGTGCAGATTGCTTACAGTTCACCTTCATCCAACGTACCCCACCAGTGCGGGGGATCAATTATCACGCCCGAATGGATTCTAACCGCTGCTCACTGTTTTCTTAGCGACGTTAACATTGATCATTACATTTTCACTGCAG GTGAACATGACAGGTCTAGAAAAGAGGGATATGAACAGAAGAAGACAAGCAAGAAACTTATCCTACATCCATACAACGAATTATTTACCGCCAACTATGATTTAGCATTGGTAAAACTCACAACTCCAATTGACTACAACAAGTACGTGAGACCGGTTTGCCTTCCTCAGACAGACTTTGAACCTGGAACAAGTTGTTACATCTCTGGATGGGGTGACTTgtataaaaacaaaacttatGCACAG ATTTTGCAACAAGCGCAGTTACCCCTCGTGTCACGTGAGACATGCATGGAAACGTACAAAGATTATCCAATCAACGTTACTCAACAAATGCGCTGTGCAGGCTATGGACGGGACAGCAAAACTGCCCCATGTCAGGGAGACAGTGGAGGACCGTTGGTCTGCATCAGAGATAATACGTGGTTCTTAATGGGTGTGACCAGCTGGTCGAAAGACTGCTCACAAGAAGGGCATTACGCAGTGTACGCTGACATGATGGCTCTCAAGTATTGGGTTCAGAAAACTATTAATGAAAACTAA
- the LOC138024685 gene encoding trypsin-1-like isoform X2 yields MLLKIFILVFLILGSHVSQGKEQTRACENANPKCYQFLKPFCYQYGVQLACRKLCGLCDVQITSPPPVTTLLPIDQPIDQGEHDRSRKEGYEQKKTSKKLILHPYNELFTANYDLALVKLTTPIDYNKYVRPVCLPQTDFEPGTSCYISGWGDLYKNKTYAQILQQAQLPLVSRETCMETYKDYPINVTQQMRCAGYGRDSKTAPCQGDSGGPLVCIRDNTWFLMGVTSWSKDCSQEGHYAVYADMMALKYWVQKTINEN; encoded by the exons ATGCTACTGAAAATCTTCATTCTCGTCTTCCTAATTCTTGGCAGCCATGTcagtcaaggaaaggaacaaaCGCGAG cCTGTGAGAATGCAAATCCAAAATGTTATCAGTTTCTAAAGCCTTTCTGTTACCAATACGGTGTGCAACTAGCCTGCAGGAAATTATGTGGCCTTTGTGATG TTCAAATAACAAGTCCCCCACCGGTAACTACTCTGCTTCCGATCGACCAACCCATTGACCAAG GTGAACATGACAGGTCTAGAAAAGAGGGATATGAACAGAAGAAGACAAGCAAGAAACTTATCCTACATCCATACAACGAATTATTTACCGCCAACTATGATTTAGCATTGGTAAAACTCACAACTCCAATTGACTACAACAAGTACGTGAGACCGGTTTGCCTTCCTCAGACAGACTTTGAACCTGGAACAAGTTGTTACATCTCTGGATGGGGTGACTTgtataaaaacaaaacttatGCACAG ATTTTGCAACAAGCGCAGTTACCCCTCGTGTCACGTGAGACATGCATGGAAACGTACAAAGATTATCCAATCAACGTTACTCAACAAATGCGCTGTGCAGGCTATGGACGGGACAGCAAAACTGCCCCATGTCAGGGAGACAGTGGAGGACCGTTGGTCTGCATCAGAGATAATACGTGGTTCTTAATGGGTGTGACCAGCTGGTCGAAAGACTGCTCACAAGAAGGGCATTACGCAGTGTACGCTGACATGATGGCTCTCAAGTATTGGGTTCAGAAAACTATTAATGAAAACTAA